A genomic stretch from Eriocheir sinensis breed Jianghai 21 chromosome 31, ASM2467909v1, whole genome shotgun sequence includes:
- the LOC127005848 gene encoding uncharacterized PE-PGRS family protein PE_PGRS54-like isoform X4, giving the protein MGACTRILPHLALALMLAVIVVPQRSQARTSLKDLSSRVCHSLTCGASDAFYPHPSYCTHYVHCISGTPYVKRCPSNLHFNAARGSCDIPREAHCVPFKRSCELQVPFVADGPTDGQVTCDCGGTCTKAHPYRCDAYYHCDAMGVEHLTECPSGLMFNSRVEQCDVPENTQCPQSPSCSCDNCRYPTSDHCSTFWQCENGKAVKHYCSSGLLFNRDTSQCDLAINVECSAGAWQSGSFVETVCVDHRKDCEVFVKEGGCVCNDDVCDWQTFVLQNCPKSCGKCKGEKTMKKRIFSLPSDGGNARKKSKESGSKEHGHGHGSKESGSKESGNKGSGSKESGSKESGNKGSGSKESGSKESGNKGSGSKESGSKESGNKGSGSKESGNKGSGSKESGNKGSGSKESGSKESGNKGSGSKESGSKESGNKGSGSKESGSKESGSKESGNKGSGSKESGNKDSGSKESGNKDSGSKESGSKETVEVDGNISGESCEGGDGGGGNGNNSTEGDGGDNVDVGSGGDGGNGGDGGNGGDVGGDGGSGGGHVVDGCVINCILGKYLPHPINCRKFIYCAPSGPEEVSCAPFNVWDQEELACTNERLTPCVTGSYITTEGKPCGSGGDGGDVGSDDDGDSGGDGDSGGDGDSSGDGDSSGDGDSSGDGGDAGSGGDGDSGDAGSGGDGGDGGIGGDGGSGGDHIVDGCIIPCSLGKYLPHPTDCHKFIQCAPYGPEEMPCAPGTIWEQGKLTCNHEGLTPCVTGAYLTPEGKTCGGDGGDAGSGGDGGSGGNGSSGGDGGSGGDGGDAGSGGDGDGDGSSGNSGGDGGSGGGHVIDGCVISCTLGKYLPHPTDCRKFIQCAPYGPEEMPCAPGTIWEQGKLTCNHEGLTPCVTGAYLTPEGKICGGDGGDGGDGSGGDGGDAGSGGDGGDGGSGGDGGSGGDGGDAGSGGDGGGDGGHVVDGCVINCTLGKYLPHPTDCRKFIQCAPYGPEEMPCAPGTIWEQGKLTCNHEGSTPCVTGAYLTPEGKTCGGDGGDGGDGSDGGSGGDGGDAGSGGDGGDAGSGGDGGDAGSGGDGGDGGSGGDGGGDGSGGNGGGDGGSGGGHVIDGCVINCTLGKYLPHPTDCRKFIQCAPYGPEEMPCAPGTIWEQGKLTCNHEGSTPCVTGAYLTPEGKICGGDGEDGGDGSDGGDAGSGGDSGDAGSGGDGGDGGSGGDGGDGGSGGDGGDAGSGGDGGGDGGHVVDGCVINCTLGKYLPHPTDCRKFIQCAPYGPEEMPCAPGTIWEQGKLTCNHEGSTPCVTGAYLTPEGKTCGGDGGDGGDGSDGGSGGDGGDAGSGGDGGDAGSGGDGGDAGSGGDGGDGGSGGDGGSGGDGGSGGDAGSGGDGGSGGDGGGDGGHVVDGCVINCTLGKYLPHPTDCRKFIQCAPYGPEEMPCAPGTIWEQGKLTCNHEGSTPCVTGAYLTPEGKICGGDGGDGGDGSDGGDAGSGGDGGNAGSGGDGGDAGSGGDGGDGGSGGDGGDAGSGGDGGGDGGGDGGHVVDGCVINCTLGKYLPHPTDCRKFIQCAPYGPEEMPCAPGTIWEQGKLTCNHEGSTPCVTGAYLTPEGKTCGGDGGDGGDGSDGGSGGDGGDAGSGGDGGDAGSGGDGGDAGSGGDGGDGGSGGDGGSGGDGGSGGDAGSGGDGGSGGDGGGDGGHVIDGCVINCTLGKYLPHPTDCRKFIQCAPYGPEEMPCAPGTIWEQGKLTCNHEGSTPCVTGAYLTPEGKICGGDGGDGGDGSDGGDAGSGGDGGDAGSGGDGGDAGSGGDGGDGGSGGDGGSGGDGGSGGDGGSGGDGGDAGSGGDGGGDSGHVVDGCVINCTLGKYLPHPTDCRKFIQCAPYGPEEMPCAPGTIWEQGKLTCNHEGSTPCVTGAYLTPEGKTCGGDGGDAGSGGDGGDAGSGGDGGDAGSGGDGGDAGSGGDGGDAGSGGDGGDAGSGGDGGDAGSGGDGGDAGSGGDGGDAGSGGDGGDAGSGGDGGDAGSGGDGGDAGSGGDGGDSGSGGDGGDAGSGGDGGDAGSGGDGGDAGSGGDGGDAGSGGDGGDAGSGGDGGDAGSGGDGGDAGSGGDGGDAGSGGDGGDAGSGGDGGDAGSGGDGGDSGSGDGGDAGSGGDGGDAGSGGDGGDAGSGGDGGDAGSGGDGGDSGSGDGGDGACEDAQYDCIFWAANNDCNCKPTDGDCSWQTYVAAACPKSCGSCEPQVGGDGDEVCEDNVSDCRFWAANKDCNCKPTDGDCSWQKYVADNCPKSCGTCNTSGDGGNGGEDGGSGGDGGDSGSGGDGGDGGSGGDGGSGGDGGDAGSGGDGGDAGSGGDGGDAGSGGDGGDAGSGGDGGDAGSGGDGGDAGSGGDGGDAGSGGDGGDAGSGGDGGDAGSGGDGGDAGSGGDGGDAGSGGDGGDAGSGGDGGDAGSGGDGGDTGSGGDGGDAGSGGDGGDAGSGGDGGDAGSGGDGGDAGSGGDGGDAGSGGDGGDAGSGGDGGSGGDHIVDGCIIPCSLGKYLPHPTDCRKFIQCAPYGPEEMPCAPGTIWEQGKLTCNHEGSTPCVTGAYLTPEGKTCGGDGGSGGDGGDAGSGGDGGDAGSGGDGGDAGSGGDGGDAGSGGDGGDAGSGGDGGDAGSGGDGGDAGSGGDGGDAGSGGDGGDGGSGGDGGDESVEDCELSCPKSEGIFPHPRDCRKWIRCLHGKPYVKECPFHLQFNPVLRVCDWPQHAKCVASSNADCGVPEPVVPTEPPNVKPDICDCECCLRPHPEDCTAYYYCEPGSNAEFHTCSEGLVFNPQLSQCVIQDQYPQCQPEKPPTCDPTCECLYPAEACTEYYKCNGDGVPVKFECFGGLYFNDEKHSCDLPKNVSCELRRKRTYNPEPQKYISAEECKTRKGFFAKRGDPSGYFMCSNGIAFSLRCPDGAVFSSAVGRCILRK; this is encoded by the exons CGTCGACCATCGAAAGGACTGTGAAGTATTCGTGAAGGAAGGAGGCTGTGTCTGCAACGATGACGTCTGTGACTGGCAGACCTTCGTCCTTCAAAACTGTCCCAAGTCGTGCGGCAAATGCAAGGGagaaaagacaatgaagaagagaatattttccctcccttctgatGGAGGAAACGCCCGCAAGAAGTCCAAGGAGTCGGGGAGCAAAGAACATGGACACGGACACGGCAGCAAGGAGTCAGGAAGCAAGGAGTCAGGCAACAAGGGTTCAGGCAGCAAGGAGTCAGGAAGCAAAGAATCTGGCAACAAGGGTTCAGGCAGCAAGGAGTCAGGAAGCAAGGAGTCAGGCAACAAGGGTTCAGGCAGCAAGGAGTCAGGCAGCAAGGAGTCAGGCAACAAGGGTTCAGGCAGCAAGGAGTCAGGCAACAAGGGTTCAGGCAGCAAGGAGTCAG GCAACAAGGGTTCAGGCAGCAAGGAGTCAG GAAGCAAGGAGTCAGGCAACAAGGGTTCAGGCAGCAAGGAGTCAGGAAGCAAGGAGTCAGGCAACAAGGGTTCAGGCAGCAAGGAGTCAGGCAGCAAGGAGTCAGGAAGCAAGGAGTCAGGCAACAAGGGTTCAGGCAGCAAGGAGTCAGGCAACAAGGACTCGGGCAGCAAGGAGTCAGGCAACAAGGACTCGGGCAGCAAGGAGTCAGGCAGTAAAGAGACTGTCGAAGTTGATGGCAACATTAGCGGTGAAAGCTGTgaaggtggagatggtggtggaggaaatgGGAACAACAGCACCGAAGGAGACGGTGGTGATAATGTTGATGTCGGCAGTGGAGGAGATGGCGGCAACGGTGGTGATGGAGGCaacggtggtgatgttggtggagaCGGCGGCTCAGGTGGCGGCCACGTCGTCGACGGTTGCGTCATTAACTGCATTCTCGGCAAGTACCTGCCTCACCCAATTAACTGCCGCAAGTTCATCTACTGCGCGCCCTCGGGCCCCGAGGAGGTATCCTGCGCGCCATTTAACGTTTGGGATCAAGAAGAGTTGGCATGCACCAACGAGCGTTTGACCCCCTGCGTCACTGGCTCCTACATCACCACCGAGGGCAAACCATGCGGTAGCGGGGGTGATGGAGGTGACGTCGGCAGCGATGACGATggagacagtggtggtgatggagacagCGGTGGTGATGGAGACAGCAGTGGTGATGGAGACAGCAGTGGTGATGGAGACagcagtggtgatggaggtgacgcAGGAAGCGGTGGTGATGGAGACAGTGGTGATGCCggcagcggtggtgatggaggtgacggCGGCATCGGTGGTGACGGAGGCTCAGGCGGCGACCACATCGTTGATGGCTGCATCATTCCTTGTTCCCTCGGCAAGTACCTGCCTCACCCGACTGACTGCCATAAGTTCATCCAGTGCGCGCCCTACGGCCCCGAAGAGATGCCCTGTGCACCCGGCACTATCTGGGAACAAGGAAAGCTGACCTGCAACCACGAGGGCTTGACCCCCTGCGTCACTGGCGCCTACCTCACCCCCGAGGGCAAGAcctgtggtggtgacggtggtgacgctggcagtggtggtgatgggggcagCGGTGGTAATGGAAgcagcggtggtgatggaggcagcggtggtgatggaggtgatgccggcagcggtggtgatggtgatggagacgGCAgcagtggtaatagtggtggagACGGCGGCTCAGGCGGCGGCCACGTCATCGACGGTTGCGTCATCAGCTGCACCCTCGGCAAGTACCTGCCTCACCCGACTGACTGCCGCAAGTTCATCCAGTGCGCGCCCTACGGCCCCGAAGAGATGCCCTGTGCGCCCGGCACTATCTGGGAACAAGGAAAGCTGACCTGCAACCACGAGGGCTTGACCCCCTGCGTCACTGGCGCCTACCTCACCCCCGAGGGCAAAAtctgtggtggtgacggtggagacggaggagacggcagtggaggtgacggtggtgacgcaggcagtggaggtgatggaggtgatggcggcagcggtggtgatggaggcagcggtggtgatggaggtgatgccggcagcggtggtgatggtggtggagacggCGGCCACGTCGTCGACGGCTGCGTCATCAACTGCACCCTCGGCAAGTACCTGCCTCACCCGACTGACTGTCGCAAGTTCATCCAGTGCGCGCCCTACGGCCCCGAAGAGATGCCCTGTGCGCCCGGCACTATCTGGGAACAAGGAAAGCTGACCTGCAACCACGAGGGCTCAACCCCCTGCGTCACTGGCGCCTACCTCACCCCCGAGGGCAAGAcctgtggtggtgacggtggtgacggaG gagacgGCAGTgacggaggaagtggtggtgacggaggtgatGCCGGcagtggaggtgacggtggtgacgcaggcagtggaggtgatggaggtgatgccggcagcggtggtgatggag gtgacggcggcagcggtggtgatggtggtggagacggcagcggtggtaatggtggtggagacGGCGGCTCAGGCGGCGGCCACGTCATCGACGGCTGCGTCATCAACTGCACCCTCGGCAAGTACCTGCCTCACCCGACTGACTGCCGCAAGTTCATCCAGTGCGCGCCCTACGGCCCCGAAGAGATGCCCTGTGCGCCCGGCACTATCTGGGAACAAGGAAAGCTGACCTGCAACCACGAGGGCTCAACCCCCTGCGTCACTGGCGCCTATCTCACCCCCGAGGGCAAAAtctgtggtggtgacggtgaagaCGGAGGAGACGGCAGTGACGGAGGTGATGCCGGCAGTGGAGGTGACAGTGGTGACGCAGgcagtggaggtgatggaggtgatggcggcagcggtggtgatggtggtgatggaggcagcggtggtgatggaggtgatgccggcagcggtggtgatggtggtggagacggCGGCCACGTCGTCGACGGCTGCGTCATCAACTGCACCCTCGGCAAGTACCTGCCTCACCCGACTGACTGCCGTAAGTTCATCCAGTGCGCGCCCTACGGCCCCGAAGAGATGCCCTGTGCGCCCGGCACTATCTGGGAACAAGGAAAGCTGACCTGCAACCACGAGGGCTCAACCCCCTGCGTCACTGGCGCCTACCTCACCCCCGAGGGCAAGAcctgtggtggtgacggtggagaCGGAGGAGACGGCAGTgacggaggaagtggtggtgacggaggtgatGCCGGcagtggaggtgacggtggtgacgcaggcagtggaggtgatggaggtgatgccggtagcggtggtgatggaggtgatggcggcagcggtggtgatggaggcagtggAGGTGATGGCGGCAGCGGTGGTGACGCAGGCAGTGGAGGTGAtggcggcagcggtggtgatggtggtggagacggCGGCCACGTCGTCGACGGCTGCGTCATCAACTGCACCCTCGGCAAGTACCTGCCTCACCCGACTGACTGCCGTAAGTTCATCCAGTGCGCGCCCTACGGCCCCGAAGAGATGCCCTGTGCGCCCGGCACTATCTGGGAACAAGGAAAGCTGACCTGCAACCACGAGGGCTCAACCCCCTGCGTCACTGGCGCCTACCTCACCCCCGAGGGCAAAAtctgtggtggtgacggtggagaCGGAGGAGACGGCAGTGACGGAGGTGATGCCGGcagtggaggtgacggtggtaaCGCAGgcagtggaggtgatggaggtgatgccggcagtggtggtgatggaggtgatggaggcagcggtggtgatggaggtgatgccggcagcggtggtgatggtggtggtgatggtggtggagacggCGGCCACGTCGTCGACGGCTGTGTCATCAACTGCACCCTCGGCAAGTACCTGCCTCACCCGACTGACTGCCGCAAGTTCATCCAGTGCGCGCCCTACGGCCCCGAAGAGATGCCCTGTGCGCCCGGCACTATCTGGGAACAAGGAAAGCTGACCTGCAACCACGAGGGCTCAACCCCCTGCGTCACTGGCGCCTACCTCACCCCCGAGGGCAAGAcctgtggtggtgacggtggagaCGGAGGAGACGGCAGTgacggaggaagtggtggtgacggaggtgatGCCGGcagtggaggtgacggtggtgacgcaggcagtggaggtgatggaggtgatgccggcagcggtggtgatggaggtgatggcggcagcggtggtgatggaggcagtggAGGTGATGGCGGCAGCGGTGGTGACGCAGGCAGTGGAGGTGAtggcggcagcggtggtgatggtggtggagacggCGGCCACGTCATCGACGGCTGCGTCATCAACTGCACCCTCGGCAAGTACCTGCCTCACCCGACTGACTGCCGTAAGTTCATCCAGTGCGCGCCCTACGGCCCCGAAGAGATGCCCTGTGCGCCCGGCACTATCTGGGAACAAGGAAAGCTGACCTGCAACCACGAGGGCTCGACCCCCTGCGTCACTGGCGCCTACCTCACCCCCGAGGGCAAAAtctgtggtggtgacggtggagaCGGAGGAGACGGCAGTGACGGAGGTGATGCCGGcagtggag gtgacggtggtgacgcaggcagtggaggtgatggaggtgatgccggcagcggtggtgatggaggtgatggcggcagcggtggtgatggaggcagtggaggtgatggcggcagcggtggtgatggaggcagcggtggtgatggaggtgatgccggcagcggtggtgatggtggtggagacagCGGCCACGTCGTCGACGGCTGCGTCATCAACTGCACCCTCGGCAAGTACCTGCCTCACCCGACTGACTGCCGCAAGTTCATCCAGTGTGCGCCCTACGGCCCCGAAGAGATGCCCTGTGCGCCCGGCACTATCTGGGAACAAGGAAAGCTGACCTGCAACCACGAGGGCTCAACCCCCTGCGTCACTGGCGCCTACCTCACCCCCGAGGGCAAAACctgtggtggtgacggaggtgacgctggcagtggtggtgatggtggagacgcaggcagtggcggtgatggtggagacgcaggcagtggcggtgatggtggagacgcaggcagtggcggtgatggtggagacgcaggcagtggcggtgatggtggagacgcaggcagtggtggtgatggtggagacgcaggcagtggcggtgatggtggagacgcaggcagtggcggtgatggtggagacgcaggcagtggcggtgatggtggagacgcaggcagtggcggtgatggtggagacgcaggcagtggcggtgatggtggagacgcaggcagcggcggtgatggtggagactcaggcagtggcggtgatggtggagacgcaggcagtggcggtgatggtggagacgcaggcagtggcggtgatggtggagacgcaggcagtggcggtgatggtggagacgcaggcagtggcggtgatggtggagacgcaggcagtggcggtgatggtggagacgcag gcagtggcggtgatggtggagacgcaggcagtggcggtgatggtggagacgcaggcagtggcggtgatggtggagacgcaggcagtggtggtgatggtggagacgcaggcagcggcggtgatggtggagacTCAGGCAGCGGCGATGGTGGAGACGCAggcagtggcggtgatggtggagacgcaggcagtggcggtgatggtggagacgcaggcagtggtggtgatggtggagacgcaggcagcggcggtgatggtggagacTCAGGCAGTGGCGATGGTGGAGATGGTGCATGCGAAGACGCGCAATATGACTGCATCTTCTGGGCAGCTAATAATGATTGTAACTGCAAGCCGACAGATGGTGATTGCTCATGGCAAACCTATGTGGCTGCAGCTTGCCCCAAGAGCTGCGGATCTTGTGAACCACAAGTGGGCGGCGATGGAGATGAAGTTTGCGAAGACAATGTATCTGACTGCCGATTCTGGGCCGCAAATAAGGATTGCAACTGCAAACCAACTGATGGGGATTGCTCCTGGCAAAAATATGTTGCAGACAATTGCCCGAAAAGCTGTGGAACGTGTAACACATCTGGTGACGGTGGCAATGGCGGTGAAGACGGCGGcagcggtggtgacggtggtgattcTGGcagcggtggtgacggtggtgatggtggaagtggtggtgatggaggcagcggtggtgatggaggtgacgccggcagtggtggtgatggtggtgacgccggcagcggtggtgatggaggtgacgccggcagcggtggtgatggaggtgacgccggcagcggtggtgatggcggtgacgccggtagcggtggtgatggcggtgacgccggcagtggtggtgatggcggtgacgcCGGCAGTGGTGGCGATGGCGGTGACGCCggcagcggtggtgatggcggtgacgccggcagcggtggtgatggcggtgacgccggcagcggtggtgatggcggtgacgccggcagtggtggtgatggcggtgacgccggcagtggtggtgatggcggtgacgccggcagcggtggtgatggcggtgacaccggcagtggtggtgatggcggtgacgccggcagcggtggtgatggtggtgacgccggcagcggtggtgatggaggtgacgccggcagcggtggtgatggcggtgacgccggcagcggtggtgatggcggtgacgccggcagcggtggtgatggcggtgacgcCGGCAGCGGTGGTGACGGAGGCTCAGGCGGCGACCACATCGTTGATGGCTGCATTATTCCTTGTTCCCTCGGCAAGTACCTGCCTCATCCGACAGACTGCCGCAAGTTCATCCAGTGCGCGCCCTACGGCCCCGAAGAGATGCCCTGTGCGCCCGGCACTATCTGGGAACAAGGAAAGCTGACCTGCAACCACGAGGGCTCGACCCCCTGCGTCACTGGCGCCTACCTCACCCCCGAGGGCAAGACCTGTGGTGGCgatggaggaagtggtggtgacggaggtgacgccggcagcggtggtgatggaggtgatgccggcagtggtggtgatggaggtgacgctggcagtggtggtgatggaggtgacgccggaagtggtggtgatggtggtgacgccggcagtggtggtgatggaggtgatgctggcagcggtggtgatggaggtgacgctggcagtggtggtgatggaggtgacgcCGGCagcggtggtgacggcggtgacgGAGGCAGCGGTGGTGACGGAGGTGATGAAAGCGTTGAGGACTGTGAACTGTCGTGCCCGAAGAGCGAAGGAATATTCCCTCACCCTCGTGACTGCAGGAAGTGGATACGTTGCCTGCACGGGAAGCCTTACGTGAAGGAGTGTCCCTTCCACCTGCAGTTCAACCCTGTGCTCCGAGTGTGTGACTGGCCCCAGCACGCCAAATGTGTAGCTTCCAGTAATGCGGATTGTGGCGTTCCCGAACCTGTCGTTCCAACGGAGCCGCCCAATGTCAAGCCCGATATCTGCGACTGCGAGTGTTGCCTGCGACCTCACCCTGAAGACTGCACGGCCTATTACTACTGTGAG CCTGGCTCCAACGCCGAGTTCCACACCTGCTCGGAGGGGCTCGTGTTCAACCCCCAGCTGAGCCAGTGCGTCATCCAGGACCAGTACCCGCAGTGCCAGCCCGAGAAGCCCCCGACGTGCGATCCCACCTGTGAATGTCTCTATCCGGCAGAGGCCTGCACCGAGTACTACAAGT GCAACGGTGACGGCGTTCCCGTGAAGTTCGAGTGTTTTGGTGGCCTTTACTTCAACGACGAGAAGCACTCCTGCGACCTCCCGAAGAACGTGTCCTGCGAGCTGCGTCGGAAGAGGACGTACAATCCAGAGCCGCAGAAGTACATAAGCG CCGAGGAGTGCAAGACCCGCAAAGGATTCTTCGCCAAGAGAGGGGATCCTTCGGGCTACTTCATGTGCAGCAACGGCATCGCCTTCTCTCTGCGGTGTCCTGACGGCGCAGTGTTCAGCTCCGCGGTCGGCAGATGTATCCTCAGAAAGTAA